A DNA window from Bradyrhizobium barranii subsp. barranii contains the following coding sequences:
- a CDS encoding GNAT family N-acetyltransferase, with amino-acid sequence MTMAAAMQSRTAESPARSKASRIAHVDIVTDLAEAETVWRAFEESGHLFTPYQRFDLLSPWQRLVGSHEGASPFIVIARDTERQPLLLLPLSLRQGHGVRTACFMGGKHTTFNMGLWNAAFAAEVASADLDALLAPLREHADVLALTQQPLRWHDQHNPFAQLPRQSAINGCPLLAMEPGGPPTSRISNSFRRRLKSKEKKLQALAGYRYHLATTDADVTRLLDWFFRVKPARMAEQKLPNVFAEPGVEAFIRSASLSPRGEGRVIDIHALECDDEVIAIFAGVADGQRFSMMFNTYTMSEHARYSPGLILMRYIIDRYAERGYRSLDLGIGSDDYKRMFCKDDDDIFDSFVPLTARGKLAAMAMSSLSHGKRLVKQNQMLFDLARRLRQTFG; translated from the coding sequence ATGACCATGGCTGCGGCGATGCAAAGCCGGACGGCAGAATCGCCAGCGCGGTCCAAAGCGAGCCGTATCGCGCATGTCGATATCGTCACCGATCTGGCCGAGGCCGAGACGGTCTGGCGCGCGTTCGAGGAGAGCGGCCACCTCTTCACGCCCTACCAGCGCTTCGACCTGCTCAGCCCATGGCAGCGGCTGGTCGGCAGCCACGAAGGCGCCAGCCCCTTCATCGTCATTGCCCGCGACACCGAGCGCCAGCCGCTCCTGCTGCTGCCGCTCTCGCTGCGGCAAGGCCACGGCGTGCGCACGGCCTGCTTCATGGGCGGCAAGCACACCACCTTCAACATGGGCCTGTGGAACGCCGCGTTCGCCGCCGAGGTCGCCAGCGCCGATCTCGACGCGCTGCTTGCGCCGCTGCGCGAGCATGCCGACGTGCTCGCGCTGACGCAGCAGCCGCTGCGCTGGCACGACCAGCACAACCCGTTCGCGCAGCTGCCGCGGCAGAGTGCGATCAACGGCTGCCCTCTCCTGGCGATGGAGCCGGGCGGGCCGCCCACATCGCGGATCAGCAACTCCTTTCGCCGCCGCCTCAAGAGCAAGGAAAAGAAGCTCCAGGCGCTTGCCGGCTATCGTTATCACCTCGCCACCACGGATGCGGACGTCACCCGCCTGCTCGACTGGTTCTTCCGGGTCAAGCCGGCGCGGATGGCCGAACAGAAACTGCCCAACGTCTTTGCCGAGCCCGGCGTCGAAGCGTTCATCCGCAGCGCAAGCCTGTCGCCGCGCGGCGAAGGCCGCGTCATCGACATCCATGCGCTCGAATGCGACGACGAGGTGATCGCGATCTTCGCCGGCGTCGCCGACGGCCAGCGCTTCTCGATGATGTTCAACACCTACACGATGTCCGAGCACGCCCGCTACAGCCCCGGGCTGATCCTGATGCGCTACATCATCGACCGCTACGCCGAACGCGGCTACCGCTCGCTCGATCTCGGCATCGGCTCGGACGATTACAAACGCATGTTCTGCAAGGACGACGACGACATTTTCGACAGCTTCGTGCCCCTGACCGCGCGCGGAAAACTCGCGGCGATGGCGATGTCCTCGCTGAGCCACGGCAAACGGCTGGTGAAGCAGAACCAGATGTTGTTCGATCTGGCGCGGCGGCTGCGGCAGACGTTCGGGTAG
- a CDS encoding polysaccharide deacetylase family protein produces the protein MASDDRWLERLRLELVWFTGQAALRSRGAGAILRFQHVRPRRRGAFQPLRESEISPQFLDRAIGALKQWGYDFLGMDDVCRRAVTLPEKRRFVALTFDGAKKDLISFAYPVLARHAVPFTIYVPTAFPDGVGEAWWLGLERMIARESRINLMMGEKEQRFTVTGNAEKQALFSFVESWLRSLPPADLSAAIADLCTRYRIDLAALSREASMDWEDLAKLAADPLVTVGSATVNYPVLANMKDAAALREMTMGKAVAEAAFDREIRHLAFPFGDRSSFRRSHVVMAEEAGFASAVSTIPGIVDAEGRTNLRALPRISWDGRIQSLRMLRVLVSGVAFAPVKPTASVTN, from the coding sequence TTGGCATCCGACGACAGATGGCTGGAGCGGTTGCGGCTTGAGCTGGTCTGGTTCACCGGTCAGGCTGCGCTGCGCAGCCGCGGCGCCGGCGCGATCCTGCGCTTTCAGCACGTTCGGCCGCGGCGGCGCGGCGCGTTTCAGCCGCTGCGTGAAAGCGAGATCAGTCCGCAATTTCTCGATCGCGCCATTGGTGCGCTGAAGCAGTGGGGATATGACTTCCTCGGCATGGACGATGTCTGCCGCCGCGCGGTGACGCTGCCGGAGAAGCGGCGCTTCGTGGCGCTGACCTTCGACGGCGCCAAGAAGGACCTCATCAGCTTCGCCTATCCGGTGCTGGCGCGCCACGCCGTGCCGTTCACGATCTATGTGCCCACCGCGTTTCCCGATGGAGTCGGAGAGGCCTGGTGGCTCGGGCTCGAGCGGATGATCGCGCGCGAGAGCCGCATCAACCTGATGATGGGCGAGAAGGAGCAGCGCTTCACCGTCACAGGCAACGCCGAGAAGCAGGCGCTGTTTTCGTTCGTCGAGAGCTGGCTGCGCTCGTTGCCGCCGGCGGATTTGTCGGCTGCGATCGCCGATCTCTGCACGCGCTACCGGATCGACCTCGCCGCGCTCTCGCGCGAAGCGTCGATGGATTGGGAGGATCTGGCAAAGCTTGCGGCGGATCCGCTGGTCACGGTCGGCAGCGCGACGGTGAACTATCCCGTTCTCGCCAACATGAAGGACGCAGCCGCGTTGCGCGAGATGACGATGGGCAAGGCGGTGGCGGAAGCGGCCTTCGACCGCGAGATCAGGCATCTGGCCTTTCCGTTCGGCGATCGCTCGTCTTTCCGGCGCAGCCATGTCGTCATGGCGGAGGAGGCCGGCTTTGCCAGCGCCGTCTCGACCATCCCCGGCATCGTGGACGCGGAGGGGCGCACCAATCTGCGCGCACTGCCGCGGATTTCCTGGGACGGCCGGATACAATCACTGCGCATGCTGCGTGTGCTGGTGTCCGGAGTTGCCTTCGCGCCGGTGAAACCGACCGCCAGCGTTACGAATTAG
- a CDS encoding COX15/CtaA family protein, producing MTTIFAPTNPHRAVRWWLISVAALIALMVLVGGATRLTESGLSIVEWKPVTGSVPPLSEAQWTEAFEAYKKIPQYRELNAGMSLSEFKEIFWWEWSHRLLGRFIGVAYLLPFLFFLWRGGLSGELRRRLWLLFALGGLQGAVGWWMVASGLTERVEVSQYRLATHLVLALLIFAGIVWTVRRLAGRPQIIAPARLKFTSVLLLIVTFVQIYFGALVAGLRAGRAYNTWPQIDGAFIPAGDRLWFETPWWRNMFDNVLTVQFEHRMTAYALFVLAALHALDAVRSRTAAGGALWLFAAVSLQAVLGILTLLNQVPIDLALSHQAVAIVVLTLAVMQMERLASRQSAQAQPRAVPVGQAG from the coding sequence ATGACGACGATTTTCGCTCCGACCAACCCGCATCGCGCCGTGCGCTGGTGGTTGATTTCCGTGGCCGCCCTCATCGCGCTGATGGTGCTGGTCGGCGGCGCGACGCGGCTGACGGAATCCGGCCTCTCGATCGTCGAATGGAAGCCGGTCACGGGCAGCGTGCCGCCGTTGTCGGAGGCGCAGTGGACCGAGGCCTTCGAGGCCTACAAGAAAATTCCGCAATATCGCGAGCTCAATGCGGGCATGAGCCTGTCCGAGTTCAAGGAGATTTTCTGGTGGGAATGGAGCCACCGGCTGCTCGGCCGTTTCATCGGCGTGGCCTATCTGCTGCCGTTCCTGTTCTTCCTGTGGCGCGGCGGCCTGTCGGGTGAGTTGAGGCGGCGGTTGTGGCTGCTGTTCGCGCTTGGCGGACTCCAGGGCGCCGTCGGCTGGTGGATGGTGGCCTCGGGCCTGACGGAACGTGTCGAGGTCTCGCAATATCGACTGGCGACGCATCTGGTGCTCGCGCTCCTGATCTTCGCCGGCATCGTCTGGACGGTGCGGCGGCTCGCCGGGCGTCCGCAGATCATTGCGCCCGCGCGGCTGAAATTCACGAGCGTGCTGCTGCTCATCGTGACCTTCGTCCAGATCTATTTCGGCGCGCTGGTCGCGGGTCTGCGCGCCGGGCGTGCCTACAACACCTGGCCGCAGATCGACGGCGCGTTCATTCCCGCAGGCGACCGGCTCTGGTTCGAGACGCCGTGGTGGCGCAACATGTTCGACAACGTGCTGACGGTGCAGTTCGAGCACCGCATGACGGCCTATGCGCTGTTCGTGCTGGCGGCGCTGCATGCGCTCGATGCGGTGCGCTCGCGCACGGCGGCCGGCGGGGCGCTCTGGCTGTTCGCCGCGGTCAGCCTGCAGGCTGTGCTCGGGATCCTCACGCTGCTCAACCAGGTGCCGATCGACCTCGCGCTTTCGCATCAGGCGGTTGCGATCGTCGTGCTCACGCTTGCAGTGATGCAGATGGAGCGGCTGGCCTCGCGACAATCTGCGCAGGCGCAGCCGCGCGCGGTTCCGGTCGGTCAGGCCGGCTGA
- a CDS encoding O-acetylhomoserine aminocarboxypropyltransferase yields the protein MSDRLPGFSTLAVHAGAQPDPTTGARATPIYQTTSFVFNDADHAASLFGLQAFGNIYTRIGNPTNAVLEERVAALEGGTAALAVASGHAAQVVVLQQLLQPGDEFIAARKLYGGSINQFSHAFKSFGWNVVWADSDDIASFERAVTPRTKAIFIESIANPGGSITDIEAISTVARKAGVPLIVDNTLASPYLIRPIDHGADIVVHSLTKFLGGHGNSLGGIIVDAGTFDWSTGGKYPMLSEPRPEYHGIRLQETFGNFAFAIACRVLGLRDLGPALSPFNAFMILTGIETLPLRMQKHCDNAKAVAEFLAGHPAVASVSYAGLASDKYNQLARKYAPKGAGAVFTFSLKGGYDAGVSLVSKLQLFSHLANVGDTRSLVIHPASTTHSQLDDAAKVKSGAGPDVVRLSIGIEDKEDLIADLEQALGA from the coding sequence ATGAGCGATCGCCTTCCGGGATTTTCAACCCTCGCCGTGCATGCCGGTGCACAACCCGATCCCACCACCGGTGCGCGCGCGACCCCGATTTATCAAACCACCTCTTTCGTCTTCAACGACGCCGACCACGCCGCCTCGCTGTTCGGCCTGCAGGCATTCGGCAACATCTACACCCGCATCGGCAATCCCACCAACGCGGTGCTGGAAGAGCGTGTTGCCGCACTAGAAGGCGGCACCGCCGCGCTTGCGGTCGCCTCGGGCCACGCCGCACAGGTCGTGGTGCTGCAGCAATTGCTCCAGCCCGGCGACGAATTCATCGCCGCGCGCAAGCTCTATGGCGGCTCGATCAACCAGTTCTCGCATGCGTTCAAGAGCTTCGGCTGGAACGTGGTGTGGGCCGATTCCGATGACATCGCAAGCTTCGAGCGCGCGGTGACGCCGCGCACGAAGGCCATCTTCATCGAGTCCATTGCCAATCCCGGCGGCAGCATCACCGACATCGAGGCGATCTCGACGGTGGCGCGCAAGGCGGGCGTGCCGCTGATCGTCGACAACACGCTGGCCTCGCCCTACCTGATCCGCCCGATCGATCATGGCGCCGACATCGTCGTGCACTCGCTGACGAAATTCCTGGGCGGCCACGGCAATTCGCTCGGCGGCATCATCGTCGATGCCGGCACGTTCGACTGGTCCACCGGCGGCAAATATCCGATGCTGTCGGAGCCACGGCCCGAATATCACGGCATCCGCCTGCAGGAGACCTTTGGCAATTTCGCTTTCGCGATCGCCTGCCGCGTGCTGGGCCTGCGCGACCTCGGACCGGCGCTGTCGCCGTTCAACGCCTTCATGATCCTGACCGGCATCGAGACGCTGCCGCTGCGCATGCAGAAGCACTGCGACAACGCCAAGGCCGTCGCCGAATTCCTCGCCGGCCATCCGGCGGTGGCCTCGGTGAGCTATGCGGGCTTGGCAAGCGACAAGTACAATCAGCTCGCGCGGAAATACGCGCCGAAGGGCGCAGGCGCCGTGTTCACCTTCAGCCTGAAGGGCGGCTATGACGCCGGCGTCAGCCTGGTGTCGAAGCTGCAGCTGTTCTCGCACCTGGCCAATGTCGGCGACACCCGCTCGCTGGTCATCCACCCGGCCTCGACGACGCACAGCCAGCTCGACGACGCCGCCAAGGTGAAGTCCGGCGCCGGCCCCGACGTGGTGCGGCTCTCGATCGGCATCGAGGACAAGGAAGATCTGATCGCCGATCTGGAGCAGGCGCTGGGGGCGTAA
- a CDS encoding DUF2842 domain-containing protein, translated as MTIRTRKFLGAILLLVLATVWALLGMALAQMPWIAESGWRQAIYYVVVGMGWVLPAMPIVSWMQRPDRVKSNS; from the coding sequence ATGACGATCCGCACCCGCAAGTTCCTCGGCGCCATCCTGCTCCTGGTGCTGGCCACCGTCTGGGCCCTGCTCGGCATGGCGCTGGCGCAGATGCCGTGGATCGCCGAGTCCGGCTGGCGGCAGGCGATCTACTACGTGGTGGTCGGCATGGGCTGGGTGCTGCCGGCGATGCCGATCGTGAGCTGGATGCAGCGGCCGGATCGGGTCAAATCTAATTCGTAA